CGCGCCGATCACGTGGCCTCGCTCCTGGACCGGAGCCGCCGCTGCCTCGGCCACCTCCTCGACCGCGCCGAGTCGGAGCTGACCCACACGCACGCGCGCGTGGTGGCCCTCTCCCCCGCGGCGACCCTGAAGCGCGGGTACGCGGTGCTGCAGAAGGCCGACGGGCATGTGGTGCGGGACCCGGGCGAGGTGACGGCGGACGAGGCGCTGCGGGCGCGGGTCGCCGAGGGAGAGTTCTCCGTACGGGTCGACGCACGCGTCGACGCACGCGTCGACGCACAGGCCGATGCATAGGGTGGGCGAATGACCAGCAAGGTGGAAGAGGCCCTCGGGTACGAGCAGGCCCGGGACGAGCTGATCGAGGTCGTACGGCGCCTGGAGGCGGGCGGTACGACGTTGGAGGAGTCCCTCGCGCTCTGGGAGCGGGGCGAGGAGCTGGCCAAGGTGTGCCGGCGCTGGTTGGAGGGGGCGCGGGCGCGGCTGGACGCGGCACTCGCCGAGGAGGCCGAGGCCGAGCGGGAAGACGGCCAGGACGACTCGTGACGTCATCGCGGTGATGTGAAGCGGATCACCACACCCCGCCTTTGGTTGAAGCTTGAACTTGTCTCGCGTACCGTCGACCCCGACAACCGGTCCCCGGTCCGTTTACGCGCACCACGCACATCCCGAGAAGGTTCACGCATGTCTCTCGTTCTTGACTCCGCCGCCCAGGACCTGCTGTTCCGCGAGGCCCGCACCGCCAACTCCTTCACCGACGAGCCGGTGACCGAGGAGCAGGTCCAGGCGATCTACGACCTGGTCAAGTACGGCCCGACCGCCTTCAACCAGACGCCGCTGCGCATCACCCTGGTCCGCTCCGCCGAGGCCCGTGAGCGCCTGGTGCAGCACATGGCCGAGGGCAACCAGGCCAAGACCGCCGCCGCCCCGCTGGTCGCGATCCTGTCCGCGGACAACGAGTTCCACGAGGAGCTGCCGCACCTCTTCCCGGCCTTCCCGCAGGCGAAGGACCTCTTCTTCAGCGAGCGCGCGGCCCGTGAGAACGCCGCCGGCATGAACGCCGCCCTCCAGACCGCGTACTTCATCGTCGGCGTCCGCGCCGCCGGCCTGGCCGCCGGCCCCATGACCGGCTTCGACTTCGAGGGCGTCCGCAAGGAGTTCCTGGACGACGACCACACCCCGCTGATGGTCGTCAACATCGGCAAGCCGGGCCCCGACGCCTGGTACCCGCGCTCCCCCCGTCTGGAGTACGACCAGGTCATCACGACGGTCTGACCGACCCGAGCACCCGGCGGGCACCGAGCCCGCGCACACGAAAGGCCCCCGGCGGTGTCGCCAGGGGGCCTTTCGTCGTCAGCCGAGTCGTGCGCGGACGGTCAGTGCGCCTGCAGCGCCTTCGCCATCCGCGTCAGCTGCTCGAACGACGCCGTCCCCGCCACCACGGTCGTCGCGCCCTTCTCCTGGTGCACGAGGGCGTCGTACCGGCCGCCCGTGTACCGCGTCCACGTCCGGTCGCCGATCTCCTCGGTGACCTTGGTCGCCTGCCCGCCCTGGGTGGCCTCCTCCAGGAAGGTCGCCGGCTTCTCGGCCGACTGCTCGACCTGCACGTACTCCCCTCCGGGGATGTGGAAGCCGAGGTGCCACGCGTCGAAGTCGTCGCCCTTGAAGCGGACGGAGGTCGCCTTCCAGGACTCGGGCAGGCCCTGCGGCGCGACCACGGGGTAGGACGCCGCGCGGCGGGCCGTGAGCAGCTCGACGCGGTAGTCGACCCGCGGGAGGTCGGGAGCGCCGTCCTCATGGGGAACGAAGAGATAGATGACTCCCGCCGCGAGCACGGTCACTCCCAGGGAGAGGACCATGTTGCGGACCGACTTCTGCTTGCCGTTCGAACCTGCCACGCCCCCTATCGTCGCAGGTGCCCCGGCTGCTCATCCGTGGGGCCCCCTGCTCATACTGCGCGCCCGAGGATAGAGTCAGGGCGGTCACCCTCATCCGGCCGTCGTCGTATCAGAAAGGTGCGCTCCGATGACCGAGAATCATCATCATCTGCCGTCCGAACTCGAAGTACCCAGCGAAGCCCCCGACCGCAACCTCGCCCTGGAACTGGTCCGCGTGACCGAAGCGGCGGCGATGGCCGCGGGCCGCTGGGTCGGGCGCGGCGACAAGAA
Above is a window of Streptomyces sp. DT2A-34 DNA encoding:
- a CDS encoding exodeoxyribonuclease VII small subunit — protein: MTSKVEEALGYEQARDELIEVVRRLEAGGTTLEESLALWERGEELAKVCRRWLEGARARLDAALAEEAEAEREDGQDDS
- a CDS encoding malonic semialdehyde reductase — encoded protein: MSLVLDSAAQDLLFREARTANSFTDEPVTEEQVQAIYDLVKYGPTAFNQTPLRITLVRSAEARERLVQHMAEGNQAKTAAAPLVAILSADNEFHEELPHLFPAFPQAKDLFFSERAARENAAGMNAALQTAYFIVGVRAAGLAAGPMTGFDFEGVRKEFLDDDHTPLMVVNIGKPGPDAWYPRSPRLEYDQVITTV
- a CDS encoding DUF4245 domain-containing protein; this translates as MAGSNGKQKSVRNMVLSLGVTVLAAGVIYLFVPHEDGAPDLPRVDYRVELLTARRAASYPVVAPQGLPESWKATSVRFKGDDFDAWHLGFHIPGGEYVQVEQSAEKPATFLEEATQGGQATKVTEEIGDRTWTRYTGGRYDALVHQEKGATTVVAGTASFEQLTRMAKALQAH